A single region of the Maylandia zebra isolate NMK-2024a linkage group LG17, Mzebra_GT3a, whole genome shotgun sequence genome encodes:
- the LOC101480857 gene encoding uncharacterized protein LOC101480857 gives MRKKILKAPCLLLSLVTSLNLCSGKFGSPITDDVNKLPVLKQNIPYDYEIPVSYIPKEVAGTCWVVLNIYPLEQSLRKLASTFGTISTNKDNVLLFIAMLKSLRFTLDHERLEMAMQSFQCHYQEHGLLTGPYFDYIRDFLHTAAQGPTDFSCEPPPCLSTEQTPGVHEGNRGDAWSRRSPLLLVLIPFITCVALIVWLVKSGKRLPVCNTENSQMEPSDTIPTVSISIPLQTLTHAADAQPEREAIAEHESG, from the exons ATGAGGAAGAAA ATCTTGAAAGCACCTTGTCTCCTCCTGAGTCTGGTAACAAGTTTGAATCTTTGCTCTGGAAAATTTGGGTCACCAATAACTGATGATGTGAACAAGCTGCCAGTATTG AAGCAGAATATCCCCTATGATTATGAGATTCCTGTTAGTTACATTCCCAAAGAAGTG GCTGGCACCTGCTGGGTGGTGTTAAATATCTATCCACTGGAGCAAAGTCTTCGGAAGCTGGCCAGCACGTTTGGCACCATCTCCACCAACAAAGACAACGTACTCCTCTTCATTGCAATGCTCAAGAGTTTACGCTTCACCTTAGACCACGAGAGGCTG GAAATGGCGATGCAGAGCTTCCAGTGTCACTATCAGGAACATGGCTTACTGACTGGTCCTTACTTTGACTACATCAGAGACTTTttacacactgctgctcaaggACCAACTGACTTCTCCTGTGAGCCACCACCATGCCTTAGTACTGAACAAACACCAG GGGTTCATGAAGGGAATCGTGGGGATGCTTGGTCGAGAAGATCTCCCCTGCTTTTGGTTCTCATCCCCTTCATCACTTGTGTTGCTCTCATAGTGTGGTTG gtcaagTCTGGAAAGCGTTTACCAGTATGCAACACTGAAAATAGCCAAATGGAACCTTCTGACACGATCCCAACTGTGTCTATCTCCATCCCACTTCAAACACTCACCCACGCTGCTGACGCTCAGCCAGAGCGGGAAGCGATTGCTGAACATGAAAGTGGATGA
- the LOC101479983 gene encoding uncharacterized protein LOC101479983 isoform X3: MDVKVPFLLLSLLTNLTLCFEYGSPVTDLHRVALLKQDLPSDYLVPISYVPNEVAGTCWVVLNIYPLEQSLERLTNNFGDKSTNRESLLIFIEILQTVWLKFDHMKVEILMQYFDCHYQEQHIPSGPYFDYMENLLRGADRGLFDFSCEPPPCPSTRQTFTTPQETSQSPPNLRTQQTPEFLEDDNLTLLIFVTISIAVCVIVCVFLSLVSKPSNP; encoded by the exons ATGGATGTCAAG gtgcctTTTCTCCTCCTGAGTCTCTTGACAAATTTGACTCTCTGCTTTGAATATGGGTCACCAGTAACCGATCTCCATAGAGTGGCACTGTTG AAGCAGGATCTTCCCAGTGACTATTTGGTTCCCATTAGTTATGTTCCCAACGAGGTG GCTGGCACTTGTTGGGTGGTGCTAAATATCTATCCATTGGAGCAAAGTCTTGAGAGATTGACCAACAATTTTGGTGACAAATCCACCAACAGAGAAAGCCTGcttatttttattgaaattctCCAAACTGTGTGGCTGAAGTTTGACCATATGAAAGTG GAAATATTGATGCAGTACTTTGATTGCCACTATCAGGAACAGCACATACCATCTGGCCCTTACTTTGACTACATGGAAAACCTCTTACGTGGAGCTGATCGAGGACTATTTGATTTCTCATGTGAACCACCACCGTGCCCAAGTACTCGACAAACATTTACGACTCCTCAAGAAACATCCCAGTCACCACCTAACCTTAGAACTCAACAAACACCAG AGTTTCTGGAGGACGACAACTTGACGCTTTTGATTTTTGTCACCATCTCCATTGCAGTTTGTgtcattgtttgtgtgtttttgtcgcTGGTGAGTAAACCATCAAACCCCTAA
- the LOC101479983 gene encoding uncharacterized protein LOC101479983 isoform X2 — MDVKVPFLLLSLLTNLTLCFEYGSPVTDLHRVALLKQDLPSDYLVPISYVPNEVAGTCWVVLNIYPLEQSLERLTNNFGDKSTNRESLLIFIEILQTVWLKFDHMKVEILMQYFDCHYQEQHIPSGPYFDYMENLLRGADRGLFDFSCEPPPCPSTRQTFTTPQETSQSPPNLRTQQTPEFLEDDNLTLLIFVTISIAVCVIVCVFLSLVPKAFTCLQH; from the exons ATGGATGTCAAG gtgcctTTTCTCCTCCTGAGTCTCTTGACAAATTTGACTCTCTGCTTTGAATATGGGTCACCAGTAACCGATCTCCATAGAGTGGCACTGTTG AAGCAGGATCTTCCCAGTGACTATTTGGTTCCCATTAGTTATGTTCCCAACGAGGTG GCTGGCACTTGTTGGGTGGTGCTAAATATCTATCCATTGGAGCAAAGTCTTGAGAGATTGACCAACAATTTTGGTGACAAATCCACCAACAGAGAAAGCCTGcttatttttattgaaattctCCAAACTGTGTGGCTGAAGTTTGACCATATGAAAGTG GAAATATTGATGCAGTACTTTGATTGCCACTATCAGGAACAGCACATACCATCTGGCCCTTACTTTGACTACATGGAAAACCTCTTACGTGGAGCTGATCGAGGACTATTTGATTTCTCATGTGAACCACCACCGTGCCCAAGTACTCGACAAACATTTACGACTCCTCAAGAAACATCCCAGTCACCACCTAACCTTAGAACTCAACAAACACCAG AGTTTCTGGAGGACGACAACTTGACGCTTTTGATTTTTGTCACCATCTCCATTGCAGTTTGTgtcattgtttgtgtgtttttgtcgcTG GTCCCGAAGGCGTTTACATGTTTGCAGCACTGA
- the LOC101479983 gene encoding uncharacterized protein LOC101479983 isoform X1, translated as MDVKVPFLLLSLLTNLTLCFEYGSPVTDLHRVALLKQDLPSDYLVPISYVPNEVAGTCWVVLNIYPLEQSLERLTNNFGDKSTNRESLLIFIEILQTVWLKFDHMKVEILMQYFDCHYQEQHIPSGPYFDYMENLLRGADRGLFDFSCEPPPCPSTRQTFTTPQETSQSPPNLRTQQTPEFLEDDNLTLLIFVTISIAVCVIVCVFLSLSRSRRRLHVCSTENIQMQPTKMTQTPTASLKHD; from the exons ATGGATGTCAAG gtgcctTTTCTCCTCCTGAGTCTCTTGACAAATTTGACTCTCTGCTTTGAATATGGGTCACCAGTAACCGATCTCCATAGAGTGGCACTGTTG AAGCAGGATCTTCCCAGTGACTATTTGGTTCCCATTAGTTATGTTCCCAACGAGGTG GCTGGCACTTGTTGGGTGGTGCTAAATATCTATCCATTGGAGCAAAGTCTTGAGAGATTGACCAACAATTTTGGTGACAAATCCACCAACAGAGAAAGCCTGcttatttttattgaaattctCCAAACTGTGTGGCTGAAGTTTGACCATATGAAAGTG GAAATATTGATGCAGTACTTTGATTGCCACTATCAGGAACAGCACATACCATCTGGCCCTTACTTTGACTACATGGAAAACCTCTTACGTGGAGCTGATCGAGGACTATTTGATTTCTCATGTGAACCACCACCGTGCCCAAGTACTCGACAAACATTTACGACTCCTCAAGAAACATCCCAGTCACCACCTAACCTTAGAACTCAACAAACACCAG AGTTTCTGGAGGACGACAACTTGACGCTTTTGATTTTTGTCACCATCTCCATTGCAGTTTGTgtcattgtttgtgtgtttttgtcgcTG TCCAGGTCCCGAAGGCGTTTACATGTTTGCAGCACTGAAAATATTCAAATGCAACCTACTAAAATGACCCAAACTCCGACTGCCTCTCTGAAGCATGATTAA